A genome region from Deltaproteobacteria bacterium includes the following:
- the secF gene encoding protein translocase subunit SecF, producing MELAETKFNIPFMRYRHFFVGLSLVVIIASVMAWFAAGKDKYGVDFLGGAEIVVRFDSPVAISSVREVLQNAGISGAVVQEFERGKNEFSVRTRAEQGEDAVKQIRLALEQVGGGKITVLQQDYIGPTVGSEIRRSALIALCIALVGILIYVSYRFEFNFAVAGILALAHDVIISAGVLVMFGYEVNSGVVAALLTIIGYSINDTIVIFDRIRENLYKALKTGTVAKKSKNLKDLPAIIDLSVNQTLSRTLLMSLTVFFVVVTLWLFGGGAVVELSFTLLVGVVVGTYSTIFVASPIVVTLENISAKRAAVVQSS from the coding sequence ATGGAACTAGCGGAAACTAAATTTAATATTCCTTTTATGCGGTACCGGCATTTTTTTGTCGGATTGTCGTTAGTCGTAATAATTGCTTCGGTCATGGCGTGGTTTGCTGCTGGGAAGGATAAGTATGGCGTCGATTTTTTGGGCGGCGCAGAGATCGTGGTGCGATTTGACTCGCCTGTCGCAATTTCGTCGGTGCGAGAAGTTTTGCAAAATGCTGGTATTTCTGGGGCGGTTGTTCAGGAATTTGAAAGGGGAAAGAACGAGTTTTCGGTGCGGACGAGGGCTGAACAGGGAGAGGATGCTGTTAAACAGATTCGCTTAGCGCTCGAGCAGGTTGGGGGAGGTAAAATTACTGTGTTGCAGCAGGACTATATTGGCCCAACGGTTGGTTCGGAAATTCGCAGGTCTGCCTTAATTGCGCTTTGTATCGCGTTAGTGGGGATATTGATTTACGTATCCTATAGGTTTGAGTTTAACTTTGCCGTAGCTGGCATTCTTGCTTTGGCGCACGATGTAATCATCAGTGCGGGAGTTCTCGTCATGTTTGGTTATGAGGTAAATAGTGGAGTTGTCGCTGCCTTGTTAACTATTATTGGATATTCAATAAATGACACCATAGTAATCTTTGACCGCATTCGCGAAAATTTGTACAAGGCCTTAAAAACTGGCACTGTGGCAAAGAAAAGCAAGAATCTAAAAGATTTGCCTGCAATAATAGATCTTAGCGTAAACCAAACGCTAAGTCGCACGCTACTAATGAGCTTAACGGTTTTTTTTGTAGTCGTGACTTTGTGGCTGTTTGGCGGTGGCGCGGTGGTGGAGCTTTCGTTTACTTTGCTCGTTGGTGTCGTCGTCGGAACTTATTCTACTATATTTGTAGCCTCTCCAATTGTCGTTACGCTTGAAAACATCTCGGCAAAACGTGCGGCTGTGGTGCAATCTAGCTAG